The genomic interval TAAGAAAAGccagaaaaacagaatttataaTGTGATGTAATGAGTCTTTCAGAGTTCAGTGTAATTTATCAAGCAGCAGCCCTGAACCAGACAGAGTCAGGAACACACTTTCTAACACACTGTGCCGACCTTGTGTGGTCACAGAGATCTGATCAAATACTTTCATCACCTCACATCTTTCGCAACAAGTTAGAGCTTGAAAAttagataataataacaaactcAATTAGATTTCTATTACCGTCATTgctattttaaaacattattcCAGCTGGGAGGGTGATAAGGTGAATATACAAGGGCTAAAAGCCAGGAGGAGTGAAGATTTCTTTCTGACACCATCACAGTTCTCTTCATTGatagtttcatttaaaatgacgttgaaaaaagaagagaggaagctTTAATTCTTAACTAActtgcaccaaacttggtggagggatggggaaTGGgtcagggaagaaaaagaagaatgagaCTGAATTTGTGCATGGATCCGGTTAAAGGGGCTTTCCTTAACACTGTGAGATGGGGCATAAGAGCTAGGCAGACCATGTAGGATTTGGCCTTGGCACAGTAGtttattaattgattgattgtaTTAAATatagtgtttttaatttagcaGCTACACTACCGTCCTCTGGGAGtatctgttagtttgtgtgttAGCATTAGTAGCGTTGCTGTGGCAGTTTGTCTTTCATGTGCTGTTAAATAGTTGCAACTGAAACTGTAAAGTTGGGTTTTGTTTCACACTGGCATTATCAGCATGTGGGTTTTTGCTTGTGAAAGAATtcatgtgttggtgtgtgtgtttatttgtgtgcagTGACTTATATAATCTATAGTAGAACCAGATgtgatgtttgctgtgtgttggtgtcaggACAGTATTTACTGCACAGTTTAAACATATTACACATTTATACCGATGATGAATAGCAGTATTAGGAAAACAGTAGTTTTGGGTGCAAAGCAGACTCAGTGAGATGTGACAAACGGgtcttttttaatgtaaacaaatcCATTTTAACATGGATAATTATTTCCATGGGGAGCAGAATATGGCGAAGCTGTAAATGCGACAGGGCCCCAAATGTCGATGATAGCAGCTGTATGACTGTGGGTTTGTGGGAGTCAGGGGTCCCCAAGGCAATCAGAGATAATTATGGGATGTTTATAATGTCACAAACATGCACGCTCACGCAACCACCCACCTACACAACACATTCTtatgcacacactcatgtaaacacaggaaaaaaagacacaagctGGTCCTCTTGAGTGTAGTCAGATCCCTCTTATTTGGGTGATGGTTTTAGGGGCATTTCATCCTGAGTCCTCTCGGCTCTCAAGAGCTCAAGACCCTTTTTATTCCTCAGGATGATGGATATCCACTGAAAATCTACTGTACAGAATGGCTAATGAGAAGCCAAAGTGACCCCTTTTTCTGCAGGAAATTCTTTCTGTGTTGTGTCACACGTCACATTTTCCCTCATATTTGAACTCCGTCCTTGCTGTCCAAACATTCCTCTTACAGACTCGGCAGGACCTGGCTCCCATTAGGATTTGGAAACTGTTCAGATATTTGTATCTGTGATTGATTGAGCGGACCTGTTTACCCTGGAGAAGTTGTGAGTTAAACTGCTGACACTTCCTCTACTCCAACTGATGCTGCAGGAGGATTAAAGGAAATGTTGGCCATGGTTTTCAGCCCCTGCCTGACCCATACAGGCTTTATTACACTGTCAAAAAGAAATGATAGATTAATGACCAACTGTCATTTTAGCTATGATGGTGGAAGTACACAATGCTAACttgctgataaaaacacaaaaccacatagggaatcattttctttttggaaATGAAGGCAATTTGTGGTCGGTCTGTGTTTATCAGATTTCCAATTCTGAAAAACATcaagtcagaaaataaaaaagttgtCTGTTACAGTCAGTTTTTGCCAGTGAAATtgatttttgtcttgtttttctacCACTGTTGGGGCTTGAAATGCTGCAGCAACATATAGTTTGCAAGAGGAAACAACAGATTAAAGGTAAATCTGGTCTTCGTGAAAACATCTCCGCCTTGGTCTCATTAGTTTCCCGTATTTTCATCACGCATTTAATTTGACAATGGGTGAATTGAacgggggagggaggggtgtcAGAGCAGTTTCATGCACAACATCCCCCAACGCTCTGACAGTAAATCCATAACTATGTTATGCaaaagtcacaaacacacacaaacacaggcgcCAGCCAGATTGAACAGCAGGAGCGCACATGCAGAACTTAATCGCAGAACATCACCTGGCATGTGTTAGCTCTACATTCTTAATAACTCGGTCGTCTGATCGTAAACTTGAGATAAAATGGGAACAAAAAATAATTGGAATTAAAGTGAGTAAACTTAACTGATCAGGCTCAGCCACTGCAGAGAACTGATTAACTTCTAATtataacaaaaatacaacatttatgAAATTTTAATGGGAACCTAGAGGacggtttgtttttgtttcagctgtttaaaCTATAAGATTCTTACTCAACACCAAGATACTGGAGGAAATAGTAATTCCTCTAAGTAgcttttctgtattaaacctgTATTAACTGACAGGGAATAGGTACCCAGAAGTTTGTTTTACACAAGGAAGATGAGACttatttctcagtttttatttttcctgataGTGTAGATGTGATGTGCAACAATGATTTGAACCAAAGATGTAGTGGTTAAGTGTTATGAGCCTTACAAGCCCCTCACtaaatctgttttattattatatccTCTTTAAGACACTGTGTGACACTTTGTTTGTTGAACCAGTCATGGGAATGATTTGATAATCCTGACTGTTTGGACTTAGCTACATGTGTGTTGACAGTAGGGAGATAAAATCAGTGGTATTTACTGATTCTGGCCCAGTCACAGCCCATCATCCTCATTACTGTaagattgttttaaaaatgtttgatttttgtgaGCAAGAGAGTgataatgtgtttaaaaactTGGCCCAAACCAACAAGCAAAAGGTTGAATAAAGAAGGGTTCATTGACCATGAATTATTTTATAGCCCAGTTTATCAGGTTTTAGTGCAGGGGCACATCTCAGCTGAAGTTTCATGTGTTGGTTCTGCTGTAATGCAGGAAACATGCAAGAATTTGTGTTCTTGTGGTGTACTGCGTGTTGCTTTACAGTAATTATAGTCTTAAAAAAGacttagtagtagtagtagtattatagTAGTAGAGTATTCCACCAATTTAGCATTGCACATTTACGAGGGGccttcaaaaagtttgtggaaaaagtacatagataaaaatcatatgcagggattttgatctcaatgcacctgtacaTTCTTGTACTAAGGTGAtgtaacatgttctaacatgaacgTTCAAATACATgttacaacacaaaaataaacatcataactttttttccaactgtcctttttccacaaactttttgaagccccctcgtataTCACTGTCAGTCTTACAATGGGAAAGAAAAGGATCAAattcttccttgtcaaaacctggttgcctacattacccataatgcaactgaACGGCTGACAGTTAGGTCTGAGATTTacctgtgttatgctagtagctGCTAATGTAGTCTCGAGCTGTTAGCCTTAAGATGAAACTTAAACTTAATTTTTTTCAAACTCCACTCCAactccaatttttttttttcacttgtctTCATCCCTAAGAAATGCTGCCTCAAAAGACATCTCAGTAGCACAACCCAGCATCTTTAAACTTGTTTTATACTTTCTACATCTGCAAGTAGCGAGGATCCACTAGTGTCCACATGATGTaaatttttgtcatcagacggTGTGTGCCAGGCTCCTTGCAGACGTCCATTTGTTAGTCTGCGCGCTTGCTATGCTACAAGGgcactgactgtgtgtgcatcCGCTTTTCCATGCGGACTCCAAGTGGAATTTTCTAAGGACAACTGCACTTCCACGTGCACATCCTCAAAGAGTATAATTGAAGCTATAAACAATGTTTCATGTGTAAAACCAGATGAGTTCCCCTTAAAGGTTTGTGTGCTTCTTCTCTAAAGCTTCTCTCTCAGACCACTGTGAGGATTCAAAGTAAAAATTTCAAAGCAGATGGTCTTTAGACAATTATCATGTCTGGTGATGTTCCGTGACATTGTGTCGTCTCCTGGGCTGTTTACAAGGTATTACAGtaactgttgttgttgcctGGTTGCAGACCTTTAATCTGACTTGTTGTGGACAACATCATATGGAAAACTGGAGAAACCACATCTtcaccagaaacacacagatacatcgTGTTGGTTGAAACAAATGAGGGTTGACCCCTCGGACTCCGCATGGGTGACTGGCTCGCACGCACAGTGAAGCATGTctgtatgcagacacacacacacatacacacacactttaggCTGCTATGTCAGTTTCATTATCcaacaaaagcaaacactgcTGTTGAACATAGATtggtaaagtgtgtgtgtgtgtgtatgtgtgtgtgtgtgtgtaggagcaTGTGACACCATGTGCTGGTGTGAGGTCGGTCAATCTGGCCAACACATGGGGTCGGAATGAGTGATTTCTAACCTCAAGTGTGAAGACAAGATATGCAGAACTACTTGTGGTATCCATGGcattcgtgtgtgtgtgtgtgtgtgtgtgttatcgCAATAAAAGACACTGAGATGGTTCACTGCACATACCTGTCCACTTAAGGCcatggcatgtgtgtgtgtgtgtgcgtgtgtgtgtgtgtgtgtgtgtgtggtccttctctgacattttgaACCACCAGCAGATGTTGGGGTGACCACCATGGGGGTAGTGCATGCTAtttccattgtgtgtgtgtgtgtgtgtgagaggagagaggagagtgagaggagagagagagagagagagggacgaCTGCATGGGTGGTAGAGGTTATTGTGAATAAAACAACACGAACTTACTGAGACAACCACAGACCTCACTCTGACTctcccctacacacacacacacacacacacacacacacacacacactagctgTGTGCAGACCATTTGGCACCATGGGTGATTTTACTGTGTTATAGGAGTAAATAGAAGTCCTGTGTCTCTTATGTTGTAGGTGGAGGATGGACTGCAGTATGGAGAGGGTGACAACATAGGCAGAGTTGACAAGGacagaaaatgcaaaatacTTGAGAGAGGATAATATGATGTAGTACGCAGAAGGAAAAGTGCTCAGTATAAAGATGACTTAAGTAAAACAGGCAGTTAAATAAGGTCAGGGAAAGAGGACTATTTCTACCGTAAATGTTCTGTATTTCAGCCGGTGGAGCCGACGCCCTTCACCACAGAATGAGACCTTTCTTCCTCGCTTGTTCAGGTGAAAGTCTTCACTGGTTTACTATTTCTGGCATCCTGGATTAGAGGTTTTCCACTGGAGAGTGGCCACGATGCTAAACCAGACAGTGACCTCTGGCTGTCACCGGTGAAGGGTTTAGAGACCATTACTAAAggttttttcttatttatttactcttgTTGCTGAGGGTGTCGCTATACATAATATTAGTAAAAGAAACTGTATTATATGAGATTCATTGGCTGCTCAGTTGCCTTTATATAATGTAAATCTTTGGTTcaggtgtgatgtgtgtggaTCCAAAGCCTTCATTAGCACTTCATCCTACAGAGCCACAATCCCTGAATATTTCCTCACTTTCTTTTATTCCTTCTTCAAAGGAGTTTCTTGGAAACAAAATTTGTTACCAATCATTTCTTTCCAGGAAAGAAAAGCTCAATTTAAACCCAAGTAAATATGCATTCATTCTCACTTTATTATGTGTTGAATCACATGTTGAATTGTGGTTAATTTAATATTCTTGCATGTTCACCCACCTCTGTTTATATTCCAGATGTTCTCTGTTGTAATGTTTCTATGTGACCATGTGAGTTTAACAACCTCCTACATTCATAAAGGGAACATTGACCTGCAGCATTCTCATAACTAGAAGAGGACAGTCGAATACAAATAATAATGGACAGTTGGTAGAGGTAATATTGGTTGTATTTATGCATGTAGCAGTATAGTAGGAGCACCCTGTGGTGGTGTTACAGTATTAATCCTGAAAAGCTTTGGAGCAGGTGAGAAGTAGAGGTAGAGTACAGATGAAGCAGCCAGACCATCTGGGATGATGATTCATGTTTTCCACACAGATACAAATACAGTGTCAGCTATTTACAGCAAATTCTCAGCATTTCTTGTAGCGTTTTTTGTGGTGCCAGATGGGTGGAGTTTACCACTTGAGGATGTCAGTCTTTGCTTTGGGATACAGCTGTTTAATGGTGCCTGCttcttctaatgttttgtaACGTCCAACTTGCTCCAGTGCATAATGGGAAAATAAGTCTTAATAGGCAGAATAATATCCTCgttttacagctgtaaaatacTGGAAATGAGGAAGGGGCTGGCTGACTTTGGGGGCCAGTAAAAACCTAAATGACCCATACATGCATTGAAGACATGAATTATGGGAACCGTGGGTGTTTGGCAGGACATCTCGCTGTTTCCCCCCCGTTAATATGAAATTAAACGTCAGTGACAGAGCTGGACCTGCTCCCTGCAGGGGGAGTAGCTCATTCTGCCAGACCACTCCGGCTCTCACAGTCACTGCCAACACTTTCATTGTGGCTGATTGGTTCGACCTTTTGCCCTTCTGCAAATTACAGTGTCCCTCGCCAATATTTTACTACTCCCTCACTGTTGCAATAATGCAATTTTGACCACACAAACATAGGATAATGAGCAGGCATTAGTGTAATAATTACTGCTTTTTTAAAGAGAGATTTATCAAAGGTTTTTTTGTAGTGACAGGCATAacaacatataaacatatatttttttagacTTTCAGATCAACATCAGCCTGAATACTCTCGACTAAAATATTGGTCTCAGATACAAAGAATAGTAACAGCTAGTTCGTAACATTACGGCACTTTTTAGGTGCTGTAGTTGGTCTGTGTGTCTCCAATATCTGTTGTCATATCAGAAAGTCTCTGTCCATGTGTCTTCAGTCTGTTCCCACCTTTTACCATCACCTGCACACATGCTCCCAGTTCCCTCAGCTCCCCACCAGTTAAACCTGCTCTGTAGCTGCTCTGTCATATCATCTATTGTGCCATCCCAGCTGTGTGCTCCATCTTGTTCCTCCATCTTGATACATTAACATCTTAGTCATATGTCAATATTATGTGTCAGTATATTTAATGTTATGGTTATAGATTGCtacactgcccccaagtggccaaaatccACCTAATGCAGGATTAAATTATCAGCAATCCAAGTTTTGTAGTCATAACGGAGTTCAGGTTAGTCTCTTGTAAATTTCCTTTCTCTTTAACAATACAATAACTGTTGTAAACCATAAACAATCATAAAATGTCTGGATTACCAACTAAACAAAGCCCACACAGGTTCTCAACTAGATTTACTCCATATCATTTTGGTCTACATAACTTGATAAATGAATAGATCCTCCATCTTGTAACCCTTGTGTTGTAGCGGAACTCTGCATCAAAATCTAGTCTGCTtccatttctctgtgtgaaaacCTCAGGCAAGAACTATAAGTACTGGCAgcaaccaacaattattttcattttctgagagCCTGGCAACACTTCTATTTTACAGTCCAGTGTCACCTTactctaagaaaaaaaaaaaaaatcagtatttaAGTTCTGTACAGATGAGCTTGAATATGCACTATTTCAAGGAAGTTACTGTAAATTTGACCACAAACTAGCTGTGGTTTCACAGTATGGATAACAAAGGCAATACTGCAATTGTTAAACTATAGGAGTAATTATAGTTTTACAGTGCAGCTGTAATGGTTTATTGTGGTaaagtttttctattttctcaaTGATTTATGTTCCATATACTGTAAGTGAGCTTGCAGACAGCTTCTCTTTAGGTGGTTCTTCAGtcacaaacaaactacaaagCAAACTCCAGACACCAGTTCTAACTTTAATGAGCCACAAGAAACTGGAGCGACACATTCTTATTTTATGGTGCATTTTATGACAATATATTAGAACAAAGAATGTCTCTGCAGCCAGACTAAATTATTTTGCACAGATGcatttgaatttatttaatgtCTCAAGACACTAGGACACTTCAGTCCAAGCACTTGTCTCACTTACTCTGCGAGGTTTCTAGACAGAATCCCTGCACCATCTAGTGTTGAAAGAGTAAACTACAATAGACTTGTTGCCCTAATTTACCCATGCAGAATTACTATCAAGTGCCACAATCATATCTTGAATCTTGGATCAGGCAGTGTGCAGCAACAGATATCAGCTTCTCTTTGTGTGGTCTAAGTTTAAAGAATGAAGAAACCATCTTTACTTTATCACCTGCAAACAAAAAGCTTTGCACAATGTGAAAGTCCCTGTGAaaatcactgtgtttacatcttTGTTGGATTTAGACCAGTGTCGGCTGCTTCTTCCAGTAAATGCTGACTGTACAGCACAGTGGGAGCTGAGTCACAGACCAGATGGAGGACTGATCGGTAATGACTGGAAACCTGGCTAAACTACAGACATCGCTCACAAACACTGAGCCAACTCTTATACTAAGTGAATTTAGTGTAGTTTTAATACATAGTGTAGTCTTTAGTGTTGaaagtgtgtttaaaatgtgtatacAGTTTGCCACATCACAGTATACCTGTGAAGTGTAGGTCTCTCCTGTTTTGTTCGGGCATTCAGCGTGTTGTAGGTAGTTTTAGTTCATTTAagctaaataataataatgtaatccCTCTTGAAAGAGAGTGTGATGCAGACACTAATGCAGCCATTTTTCTGGGTGAAACTTTTCATAGTTTTGTTTTCCACACTGTGCAGCAACCTGCTTTCCCGACTGTCATTTTCCACTTTGGCTCTTGTAGTTATGACCCCGGTGCTCCAGCCtcttttaagtattttattCCTGCGTTATCGTGATTTTAGGTGATTTTTGGTTGTTTGGAAAATCACTCTGACCAGTTTTAATCCTCTTCCAGCAGGACACTTTGTTTTTTAGCTCTTTAGTTTATCAAGTGGAGTCTCCAATGTTGcgtttgacctctgacctggcTGTAGGAAATCAAGACAACAATGCAGATCTGATGACTTATAGGAAGCTGAGAAGTCCGTGAGCAGTTTCAGTTATTTGACCATTTAACAACACAACGATAACAGATTTATTCCCACAACTTGTCAACTCAAAGGAATTATAGGGATTATAGGGATTATACATGCTGGTTCCCCTAGTGTGTAGATaactcactgactcactgagtTATGACTCACTGCAGAAACATGTTAGTGTTTCATTGGTGTTTTTATAAAGAAAGATCTTGAAAGCCAGCCACTCTCTGCCCTGGGCAAACGTGTAtatgacaacaaaaacacaagcatggACCTGTCCGAGGTTTTATGAAGGGTATCTGTGATATTAACAAACAGATCAACTGCTGAAATGACGGGATCAGAAACAAAATTTTTACAGCTTTCTAATCAAACATTCTCATATTTATTGTAGCCTGTAACACTGATGGTTCACTCAGATCATTTCACATTACCACGTCCGGTACTGTTATCGTTTGACTATGTTAATTACTGTAGAATGAATATATGTGTTCCATCATCTCCTTctgaaattgatttttaatCTTGTTGGTTGTTCCGCAGAAGATGTTCagcctgcaaaaacaaaacacaactgctGTATCAGTTCACTGATGTTCAGTAAAGACAGTTCTGTTCAATATCAGCTACAGCAGAATGGGAGTAAAATACTGAGCAGTACCAGGAAATCGACGGGGTCGTCTGGTTTGATCTTGCAGCACTCTAACATGGCCTCAGTGAGCGAGGGCATCACATACTTCATCAGGTAGTTtctcagagggagagagtgagctTCCAGCAGCTCGTGCTCCTGTCTTTTCACCTCTGACAAATTCTTCTGCTAATAGACGATAAATGAGTTGAATTAATGGTTACATCATATATACCTATTTGCTTCCATaataatcaacattttattaaaaccaGCTTCCCCCAGAAGTTTCTTTTAGTATTTTGGGGggtttgtaatatttttaataatttccaAGACGTTTACTGGAAAGTGCCATGTAATGTGATCCTCTTACCCACTCCTCATACTGAGCAGCCATCTCAGCCAGTGCAGCCTCGTTCCTGCGTTTCCTCTCAGCAGCCTCTGCAACCActttctgcttcctctcttcttctttctttctgtcctcctcctcctgctcctctggaCTCAGGCCATAGTTCTTGGGAACCCCCACCATCTCCGTGATCTTGCTCATAACATCTGTGTATTCTGGATCATCTGTAGTGACCTCTGGAGAGGAACAGGACATGCTTATTGTAAAAATCTCAGCCATGGTTCAAATACAAGGCCCTATTCTCACCTACAATTTCATTTGCTAGATCTGAAATATCGTTCAATACTCTGTTTATGGTTTGTCATTCATGCACTCTGCAGTCGTCCCCTGACATGTTCGATATGACTGACAACAGTACCGATGTGTTCTGGGTGAATCTCTAGTTCGTCGAAGTAGTCCAGCAGGGTTTCCTCAGCAGTGCAGCGCTGTCTGTATCTCATGAGGCGGGGTAGAAACTGATCCTGGGTGTAACGCATTTTCTCTGCTACACTCTCTGGAAGTCCTTGTACTCTTTTTGTCAGGAAATCATCAGATGCTTCCAAAGCAATAACATGCTCTGCAAAACATACAACAGGAGTAATAGTTTAGTGCGTTAGTCAGGGAAGTTTAGATGAGTTCTGAAACAACATAATTAAGATGAAGTTCATTAACCTGGAGTGATCTTCTTGTTGTACACAGGTGCTTTAACCATCAGGTCCTGGTTCTCTGTTTCCTCGTCTGAACAGTAAGAGCACACCATACACATTAGGGCAATAAGTATTACTGAGACTGATACAGTAATTAAATTAATGGGTGACACTTACCCAAGAAAATCATCTTTGCTTGTTCGTAGGCCTTAGGGAAGCCATCCAGAACAAATCCTTGGTTCCTACATGGCTTTGAATTCAGCTTTTCttgcaaaatgtcaaacactaGATGGTCAGCCAGTCGACCTGATGGAGTCAAAGTTAAGAAACTGAAAGGCCCTCCAGTATCTAGTGTATGCAATATCAATCTATAAACAATCctaaaaaaacagcttcatcaAATCACACATAGTCTCTGAAAGTCTGAAAATAGGGGAGAGCAATTCTggctaaaagaaaaaatactgtttctaATGAACAAATCTGTACATCAGGCCGGTTTCTGGTTGATTTGTTATGAGGTTTCTCTGCGTCAAATGACATTGTCCAGTCCAAAGCAAACTGAAACCACAATGTGGTATTTATTCAGTAACAGGCTCTGAGAGAGACTGGTAGCACTCCTGTGCTTTAATAACTAACCTGCATTCATTTCCATGCTTTTGTTAATATCGTCCAGTTGTGTGTGCGCAGCAGCTATCAGCTCTTCACTGACATCTTCTTCAGGGTCATCTCCATCCACTATCCTTTTCTGTAACAAACAGGcagaaacatgacaaatgaacaaacaatgTGTATTTTGCACCATCGACACTTATTTGCATCTGCATGCTCATTACATCAACTTCCACAAGAGGGCAGTATACTTCCTTTAGACGCCAGCGAGAGGAAAAGGCTACTAATGAAATTCTTGGCTCGTACTGACCAGTTGTGTAATCTTTTCCTTAATGACCTCTTTGATCTTGATGTGGTGTATCTGGTAGTGATTGCAGAGCTTCTCTGAAACAGTGGTTTTACCCACAGATGGAGGTCCAACCACGCAGATTCTGATGGGCTACAAatagaaaaaaggaaaatctggTTCATGAATGAATCGTGGCAGCTTTTATCTGGTATCAAAATAGTCTTTTACACTTAGTTAAGGTGTACTGTTGACTACTCTACTGTACTGACAGGTATACTGTTGAGcaaattgtatttaaatatttcctGCCATCTAAGCAATGAGATCTCGTGAACACTCTTCTCTTTCAGTGTGGCTAATAGGAGCCAAGACCAAATACAGTTGAGATTTTCTCACAAGTAGCTGTCTGGTGTCTTTGTATTCCTCCACAATTCTCTCCATGTTCTCAACCATCCCAGACTCAGACGTCCATGTGAGGCTGAAAGGAATCTTTTATGATGAAAGCGTCCATGCGGAGGTTGATATTCAGGTACTCCAGCTCCTCTGGCTAAAATAACAGACATAAACCTCAAGGATTAAcagtgcagtttgttttatagCGAAATTTACAAACCAAATATGCAAAAGCCGGTGGTTTCTTTGAGCCTGTGGAAACAATTCAGATACTAAGAGACAGAAGTAGAAGTAGTAGATATATGTCTAACACTGCTTTAACTATGTCAGATAGTAAAGTTTAGAAGGTGTAAAGCAGATATACTAGGTTAAAACATGGTCAGGTATTTCAACAGAAGAAGGAGTTTGCATCATTAGCCTTCCAGCTATTTCCCATTAAGTATTTGCTCTGTACTTTACAGCTCAATTGGCTGGATTCTCACTTCGGGACACATTTGATCACAGTCACAAACATCAACTGGGCATGTAATAATTGAGataaacaacagtaaaagtCCAGACTACATTCTAACTCatttgaaataagaaaaaatacatgCTTTACCTTAAAAGCCCTCATGGTGATGGCTTCCTGCTGTGGTAATTTGTTAATTTTTCCCGGCCCAAGTGTTTCACTTATCATCTGGATTAAGAGAGAGATTTTTGTATCACTTTtgcacctttttttctttctttttttgtcattttgtctttgtagtTCGCAGTGGATGAGATTGAGTAGAGTGAACCATTTTCTTTACAGTA from Lates calcarifer isolate ASB-BC8 linkage group LG7_1, TLL_Latcal_v3, whole genome shotgun sequence carries:
- the LOC108887242 gene encoding LOW QUALITY PROTEIN: adenylate kinase 7-like (The sequence of the model RefSeq protein was modified relative to this genomic sequence to represent the inferred CDS: deleted 1 base in 1 codon); translated protein: MGDKKTGPKRIFVNDVDKYSSRHIAKFLSTCVSGDSSEDAEAEETSASPQGEPAFQIVGTVSPSSKDEKISFLLEQYTSPTRDELLEHLLECDVVVYNISENATQEEVEEATWAITALHAELENFKSRKMFILVSTVMTWAMTKPQNPEEPDVLLTEEEFRRRRPHPSFRNHNNLEKLVLKLGRGKKTKLNGYVLGCGLQYGKGENLFHYFFKVSWLMQFPGVPVFGQGTNHIPMIHVYDLAGVIQNIIEHRPKSKYILAVDDSKNTLEDIVKMISETLGPGKINKLPQQEAITMRAFKPEELEYLNINLRMDAFIIKDSFQPHMDVESGMVENMERIVEEYKDTRQLLPIRICVVGPPSVGKTTVSEKLCNHYQIHHIKIKEVIKEKITQLKRIVDGDDPEEDVSEELIAAAHTQLDDINKSMEMNAGRLADHLVFDILQEKLNSKPCRNQGFVLDGFPKAYEQAKMIFLDEETENQDLMVKAPVYNKKITPEHVIALEASDDFLTKRVQGLPESVAEKMRYTQDQFLPRLMRYRQRCTAEETLLDYFDELEIHPEHIEVTTDDPEYTDVMSKITEMVGVPKNYGLSPEEQEEEDRKKEEERKQKVVAEAAERKRRNEAALAEMAAQYEEWQKNLSEVKRQEHELLEAHSLPLRNYLMKYVMPSLTEAMLECCKIKPDDPVDFLAEHLLRNNQQD